Proteins encoded in a region of the Inquilinus sp. KBS0705 genome:
- a CDS encoding 5'-nucleotidase, lipoprotein e(P4) family, translating into MKKIAIGILVITLFLGACSTAKKTAQTSLANSGKVWASLWQQRSAEYRALCFQAYNLARLRLDEALKNLGTKPLAVVTDIDETLLDNSPYDALRALNNQDYTDETWKLWTAKAVADTVPGAPAFFKYAASKGVTVFYITNRAEDERAATIKNLQLYNLPNADDAHLQLKQATSSKEGRRQNVLKTHNIVLLCGDNLPDFDMLYDNHPTEQSRRSVTDQLKKEFGSRYIVIPNPSYGDFEGALFNFNYKLSPAQKDSIIKARIKADKQ; encoded by the coding sequence ATGAAGAAAATAGCCATTGGTATCTTAGTCATAACCTTGTTTTTAGGTGCTTGTAGTACTGCTAAAAAAACCGCACAAACCTCGTTAGCCAATAGCGGTAAAGTATGGGCATCACTATGGCAGCAACGCTCGGCAGAGTACCGTGCGCTTTGTTTTCAGGCTTATAATTTGGCAAGGCTAAGGCTTGACGAAGCACTTAAAAACCTGGGCACTAAGCCATTAGCGGTAGTTACCGATATTGACGAGACACTACTGGATAACAGCCCTTATGATGCCCTGCGCGCGCTTAATAATCAGGATTATACCGACGAAACGTGGAAGTTATGGACAGCCAAAGCTGTAGCTGATACAGTACCCGGCGCACCGGCGTTTTTCAAATACGCGGCATCAAAAGGGGTAACGGTATTTTACATTACCAACCGTGCCGAGGATGAAAGAGCAGCTACTATAAAAAACTTGCAGCTATATAACCTGCCCAATGCGGATGATGCACATTTGCAGTTAAAACAAGCTACATCAAGTAAAGAGGGCCGTCGCCAAAACGTGCTTAAAACGCATAATATTGTATTGTTATGCGGCGATAACCTGCCCGATTTTGATATGTTGTATGATAACCATCCTACTGAACAAAGCCGCCGGTCTGTTACCGATCAGCTTAAAAAAGAGTTTGGCAGCAGGTATATTGTAATTCCTAACCCATCCTATGGCGATTTTGAGGGTGCCTTATTCAACTTTAACTATAAACTTAGCCCGGCGCAAAAAGACTCGATAATAAAGGCCAGGATAAAGGCTGATAAGCAATAG
- a CDS encoding TonB-dependent receptor yields MKKFTVLVIALIYTAVAYGQNTFKAIVKDAKTNQPLIGAPAIVAPGGKGAVTDTAGLIVLTGLPAGRQLITYSYIGYQTHTDTILLPQQQLSPALVLLTPAGGDDGEELAGIIVSATRSSRTIANTPTRVEVISGEELDEKGNMKPGDIRMMLAESTGIQTQQTSATSNNSSIRIQGLDGKYTQIIRDGFPLYSGFSGGLGLLQIAPLDLKQVEVIKGSSSTLYGGGAIAGLVNLVSKTPGNQRQLNFLLNTTLALGLDASAFYSQKFKKTGATVYAAYNHGTAYDPAGIDLTAIPRFNRFTFNPKLFFYLNSNTTLITGINSTIEDRIGGDIHYIKGDGNTQHSYFEQNKTGRYSTQLQLDHSINSKEKLTVKNSLSYFDRAINLPAYKFSGLQFSTFSEASYTRVSDVTDWVMGVNYLSENFAEDKNNSFALRSYNYSTVGGFIQNTWNATKALTLESGLRADHHNKYGLFVLPRVSALLNINSHISTRLGGGLGYKAPTVFTEDAERIQFKNVLPIDVANTSAERSYGLNYDINYRTGLFNNQGSLSINQLLFYTRINNPILLTALSNGNLQYQQPKGDLNTKGTETNIKLTYANFKLFVGYTYAHVTQHTGNSITFYPLVSKHRLNNVLMYELEDKWKLGLEAYYFSPQKLNDGATGKAYWTTGFMAERIWDRFSLFINFENLTDTRQTRFDTIYTGSITNPTFRDIYAPLDGFVINGGIKLRL; encoded by the coding sequence ATGAAAAAATTCACGGTGCTTGTTATAGCACTTATATATACCGCTGTGGCGTATGGCCAAAACACGTTTAAGGCCATTGTAAAGGATGCAAAAACCAACCAACCCTTAATTGGCGCTCCTGCTATTGTTGCGCCGGGTGGCAAGGGAGCTGTTACCGATACCGCCGGCCTTATTGTTTTAACCGGCCTGCCTGCGGGCAGGCAGCTGATAACTTACAGTTATATTGGGTACCAAACCCATACAGATACCATTTTATTGCCCCAACAGCAGCTTAGCCCTGCGCTTGTTTTGCTTACACCCGCTGGCGGAGACGACGGCGAAGAACTGGCCGGAATAATTGTATCGGCAACGCGCAGCAGCCGCACCATTGCCAATACACCAACCCGGGTTGAAGTAATATCAGGCGAAGAGTTGGACGAAAAAGGTAATATGAAGCCCGGCGATATCCGCATGATGCTGGCAGAAAGCACAGGCATACAAACCCAGCAAACATCGGCTACCAGCAATAACTCCAGCATACGTATACAGGGACTCGACGGTAAGTACACCCAGATCATCCGCGATGGGTTCCCGCTATATTCGGGGTTTTCGGGTGGCTTGGGTTTGCTGCAAATAGCCCCGCTTGATCTGAAACAAGTTGAGGTGATCAAAGGCTCATCGTCTACCCTGTATGGGGGCGGCGCTATTGCCGGCTTAGTTAACCTGGTATCAAAAACGCCAGGTAACCAGCGCCAGCTCAACTTTTTGTTAAATACAACATTGGCCCTTGGCCTTGATGCCAGCGCCTTTTATTCGCAAAAGTTTAAAAAAACAGGCGCTACCGTTTATGCTGCCTACAACCACGGCACCGCTTACGACCCTGCCGGTATCGACCTTACCGCTATACCCCGGTTTAACAGGTTTACCTTTAACCCTAAATTATTTTTTTACCTTAACAGCAACACCACCCTTATAACCGGCATCAACAGCACTATTGAAGACCGCATAGGTGGCGATATACATTATATTAAGGGTGATGGCAACACGCAGCATAGCTATTTTGAGCAAAATAAAACAGGCCGCTACAGCACACAACTACAGCTTGACCACAGTATAAACAGTAAAGAGAAGCTGACCGTTAAAAACAGCCTTAGCTATTTCGACAGGGCAATTAACCTGCCGGCATATAAGTTTTCGGGGCTGCAGTTCTCTACCTTTAGCGAGGCCAGTTACACCCGCGTAAGTGATGTTACCGATTGGGTTATGGGGGTAAATTACCTGTCAGAAAACTTTGCCGAAGATAAAAACAACAGTTTTGCGCTACGCAGCTATAACTACAGCACCGTAGGTGGCTTTATACAAAACACCTGGAACGCCACAAAGGCATTAACTTTAGAGAGCGGCCTAAGGGCCGACCATCATAACAAATACGGTTTATTTGTACTACCACGGGTATCTGCCTTGCTAAACATTAACAGCCATATATCTACCCGGCTGGGTGGTGGTTTAGGCTATAAGGCACCCACCGTTTTTACCGAAGATGCCGAACGGATACAATTTAAAAACGTATTACCCATTGATGTGGCCAATACATCGGCCGAAAGATCGTACGGGTTGAATTACGATATAAATTACCGAACCGGCTTGTTTAACAACCAGGGTAGCCTAAGCATTAACCAACTGTTATTTTATACCCGTATTAATAACCCTATACTGCTTACCGCTTTAAGCAACGGCAATTTGCAGTACCAGCAACCTAAAGGCGACCTTAACACCAAAGGCACCGAAACTAATATAAAGTTAACCTATGCCAACTTTAAGCTGTTTGTGGGCTATACCTATGCCCATGTAACACAGCACACAGGCAACAGCATTACCTTTTATCCATTGGTATCAAAACACCGGCTTAATAATGTGCTGATGTACGAGCTGGAAGATAAATGGAAACTTGGCCTTGAAGCTTATTACTTTAGTCCGCAAAAGTTAAACGATGGCGCAACAGGCAAGGCTTACTGGACCACCGGCTTTATGGCCGAACGGATATGGGACCGTTTTTCGCTGTTTATAAATTTTGAAAACCTTACCGATACCCGCCAAACCCGGTTTGATACCATTTATACCGGCAGCATTACCAACCCCACTTTTAGGGATATATATGCCCCTTTAGACGGCTTTGTGATTAACGGTGGCATAAAATTAAGATTGTAA
- a CDS encoding aldose 1-epimerase family protein translates to MTILENEYLKVAVDTKGAQLSSFYNKATGTEQLWQANTDIWPWHAPNLFPIVGQLINNELLVDGQKYALPRHGFARHSEFILLEKDEAHAAFSLPYCEKTLAVYPYKFDFQVLYTLIDNALRVTYKLINRDKKAVYFSVGGHPAFNVPFNAGESYTDYYLEFETPEHLETHLLSPEGTFNGETQSVTTPNNRLYLTRDMFDKDALVFKNIKSRMVTIKSDKHDQSLSVEFPHFNYLGLWAKPGADFVCIEPWLGCADNAGEPADIANKEAIQKVVTGHVFEASYYISI, encoded by the coding sequence ATGACAATTCTTGAGAATGAATACTTAAAGGTAGCCGTTGATACTAAGGGCGCCCAGTTAAGCTCTTTTTATAATAAGGCAACCGGTACGGAACAACTTTGGCAAGCTAACACTGACATCTGGCCCTGGCATGCGCCTAACTTATTCCCAATAGTTGGACAGTTAATAAATAACGAATTACTGGTTGACGGCCAAAAATATGCTTTGCCCCGCCACGGTTTTGCGCGCCACTCGGAGTTTATTTTACTGGAGAAGGACGAAGCCCATGCCGCATTCTCGTTACCTTATTGCGAAAAAACGCTGGCAGTTTACCCTTATAAGTTTGATTTTCAGGTACTATACACTTTAATTGACAACGCGCTGCGCGTTACTTATAAGCTTATTAACAGGGATAAAAAAGCTGTTTACTTTTCGGTAGGCGGGCACCCGGCATTTAATGTCCCCTTTAACGCAGGCGAAAGCTATACCGATTATTACCTTGAATTTGAAACCCCGGAGCATTTAGAAACCCACCTGCTATCGCCTGAGGGCACTTTTAACGGCGAGACCCAGTCGGTAACTACGCCCAATAACAGACTGTACTTAACCCGCGATATGTTTGATAAGGATGCCCTGGTGTTTAAAAATATCAAATCGCGCATGGTTACCATTAAAAGCGATAAGCACGATCAAAGCCTTTCGGTTGAGTTTCCGCACTTTAATTACCTTGGCTTGTGGGCCAAACCAGGGGCCGATTTTGTATGTATAGAGCCTTGGCTGGGCTGTGCTGATAACGCGGGCGAACCCGCTGATATAGCTAATAAAGAGGCTATACAAAAGGTAGTTACAGGGCATGTTTTTGAAGCTTCGTACTATATCAGCATATAA
- a CDS encoding zinc-binding dehydrogenase, which produces MKAAVISAPGGPENILIEERAVPNPAEGWVLVKVKAFGLNRSELMTRKGLSPGVKFPRVLGIECVGEVEDDPSGTFRSGQKVAAFMNGMGRDFDGSYAEYTLLPKAILYPFESTLSWEQLGAMPEMFQTVYGSLHLSLKIQAGETLLIRGGTSSIGMLATQLAKQSGATVIATTRAAGKTQLLLDNGADHVVIDDGDIVAKIKDIYPVGVNKVLELVGTATLKNSLACAAPGGIVCMTGMLSEQWAINEFAPMEYIPATVSLTVYDSGQISVAAGHFQEFINSVESGEIKLAIGRVFSLTAIAEAHSLMDSNAAGGKIVVVA; this is translated from the coding sequence ATGAAAGCAGCAGTAATATCGGCCCCGGGTGGTCCCGAAAATATATTAATAGAAGAGCGGGCCGTACCAAACCCGGCTGAAGGCTGGGTGTTAGTAAAGGTAAAAGCTTTCGGGCTCAACCGATCGGAACTGATGACCCGCAAGGGTTTATCGCCTGGTGTTAAATTTCCACGGGTATTGGGAATCGAGTGTGTGGGCGAAGTTGAAGATGACCCCTCTGGAACCTTTAGGTCCGGCCAAAAGGTAGCTGCTTTTATGAATGGCATGGGCCGCGACTTTGACGGTAGCTATGCGGAATACACCCTGCTTCCAAAGGCTATTCTTTATCCTTTTGAAAGTACATTAAGTTGGGAACAGTTAGGTGCCATGCCCGAAATGTTCCAAACGGTATACGGCTCGCTGCATTTGTCTCTTAAAATACAGGCAGGCGAAACATTGTTGATAAGAGGTGGCACATCATCAATAGGGATGCTGGCCACGCAACTGGCTAAGCAAAGCGGCGCAACCGTAATAGCCACCACAAGGGCCGCCGGTAAAACACAGCTATTACTGGATAATGGTGCTGACCATGTAGTAATAGACGATGGGGACATTGTTGCCAAAATAAAAGATATTTACCCGGTAGGTGTAAATAAAGTATTGGAACTGGTTGGTACCGCTACCCTAAAAAACTCGCTTGCTTGCGCCGCCCCCGGCGGCATTGTTTGCATGACGGGTATGTTATCTGAACAATGGGCCATCAATGAATTTGCACCCATGGAATATATACCTGCTACGGTAAGCCTCACCGTTTATGACAGCGGCCAGATAAGCGTTGCTGCCGGGCATTTTCAGGAGTTTATAAACAGCGTTGAAAGCGGGGAAATTAAGTTAGCCATTGGCCGTGTATTTTCATTAACTGCCATTGCCGAGGCGCACAGCTTAATGGATAGCAATGCTGCAGGCGGCAAAATAGTTGTGGTTGCTTAG
- a CDS encoding bifunctional YncE family protein/alkaline phosphatase family protein: MKKLTLSIVTLLATIQLFAQIPGKIQQTSQVLLPNGWKLSPAGRSLPLGDLPLNMQLSASGKLLAVTNNGQSTQSLQLIDPRSEKLLDEKELGKSWYGIAFSSDEKTIYASGGNDNIILKFGISNRQLNKPDTIKLGDAWPKNKICPTGIALNKANNRLYTVTKEDSTLYIIDPNKATILSKLKLGAEAYSCILSPDEKTLYISLWGGDKLAIYHTTTQKLTTINTGSHPNELLLNKKGTLLFVANANDNSVSIINTATRKTIETVSTALYPTKLTGSTTNGFALSANEKTLYIANADNNCLAVFDVSKPGSSQSRGFIPTGWYPTNVKMLGNKILVSNGKGFTSMANPQGPQPVKKADNSGYKKGAINSKEQYIGGLFKGTLSFIDVPSELKLKAYTKQVYTNTPFNAQIAGTAPGEAGNPVPRKKGEVSPIKHVFYIIKENRTYDQVMGDVAAGNGDTSLCIFGKNVTPNHHAIANEFVLMDNFYVDAEVSADGHNWSMAAYATDFVEKTWPTSYGGRGGNYDYEGTRKAAYPRDGFIWDYCKRAGVSYRTYGEFVEDGPHAKSSLKSLEGHYCKQSPGFDMNVKDVTRVAIWAHDFDSLLTKNAVPQFNTIRISNDHTSGQQKGAITPVAAVADNDLAIGQFLEHLSKSPIWKQSVVFILEDDAQNGPDHVDAHRSPVFVAGPYVKRNAVLHNMYSTSGVLRTIELILGLPPMSQYDAAAMPLYECFSAKPDFTPYTAKQALVDLEQRNVAVNESSKRSASFNFAKEDAVPDLDLNEVVWKSVKGENSVMPAPKRSAFVILEQKKKQDDD; the protein is encoded by the coding sequence ATGAAAAAGCTCACATTATCTATAGTTACCTTACTGGCAACTATTCAATTATTTGCCCAAATACCGGGTAAAATTCAGCAAACAAGCCAGGTATTACTTCCAAACGGCTGGAAACTAAGCCCAGCAGGCAGATCATTACCTTTGGGCGATCTACCCTTAAACATGCAGCTATCCGCTTCGGGCAAATTACTGGCGGTAACTAACAACGGTCAAAGCACCCAATCGCTTCAACTGATAGATCCGCGTAGCGAAAAACTACTTGACGAAAAGGAATTAGGCAAATCGTGGTATGGCATTGCTTTTAGTAGCGATGAAAAAACAATATATGCATCGGGTGGTAATGACAACATTATACTAAAGTTTGGCATCAGCAATCGTCAATTAAATAAGCCCGATACCATCAAATTAGGCGACGCATGGCCTAAAAACAAAATTTGTCCTACAGGTATAGCACTTAATAAGGCCAATAATCGCTTGTACACAGTAACCAAAGAGGATAGCACTTTATACATCATCGACCCTAATAAGGCTACCATATTGAGCAAGCTTAAATTAGGTGCCGAGGCCTATAGCTGTATACTATCTCCCGACGAAAAAACACTCTACATATCATTATGGGGTGGCGATAAGTTAGCCATTTACCATACAACGACACAAAAGCTAACTACAATTAATACCGGTAGCCACCCTAACGAGCTATTGCTTAACAAAAAGGGCACGTTGCTATTTGTTGCCAACGCTAATGATAATTCGGTATCCATTATCAATACGGCTACCCGCAAAACTATCGAAACCGTATCTACAGCCCTATACCCAACAAAGCTTACAGGGTCAACTACCAATGGTTTTGCTCTATCGGCTAACGAAAAAACACTATACATTGCCAATGCCGATAATAATTGCCTGGCTGTTTTTGATGTATCTAAGCCCGGCAGTAGCCAAAGCCGCGGTTTTATACCCACCGGCTGGTATCCTACCAATGTTAAAATGTTGGGTAACAAAATATTGGTGAGCAACGGCAAGGGCTTTACCTCGATGGCTAATCCGCAAGGGCCGCAGCCCGTTAAAAAGGCTGATAATAGCGGTTACAAAAAAGGCGCTATTAACAGCAAGGAACAGTATATAGGCGGTTTATTTAAAGGGACATTGTCATTTATAGATGTGCCCTCCGAGCTTAAACTAAAGGCTTATACCAAACAGGTTTATACCAATACGCCGTTTAACGCGCAAATTGCAGGCACTGCGCCCGGCGAGGCAGGCAATCCTGTCCCCCGAAAAAAGGGCGAGGTGTCACCTATTAAACATGTATTCTATATTATCAAAGAAAACCGCACCTACGACCAGGTAATGGGCGACGTAGCAGCCGGTAATGGCGATACATCTTTATGTATATTTGGTAAGAACGTAACCCCAAACCACCATGCTATAGCCAATGAGTTTGTATTGATGGATAATTTTTATGTAGATGCCGAGGTAAGTGCCGATGGGCATAACTGGAGTATGGCTGCATACGCTACCGATTTTGTTGAAAAAACATGGCCTACCAGCTATGGCGGCCGTGGCGGTAATTACGATTACGAAGGCACCCGTAAAGCGGCCTACCCGCGCGATGGTTTTATTTGGGATTACTGCAAGCGGGCCGGTGTTAGCTACCGCACCTATGGCGAGTTTGTAGAGGATGGCCCGCATGCAAAGTCCAGCCTCAAATCGTTAGAAGGGCATTATTGCAAGCAATCGCCGGGGTTTGATATGAATGTTAAAGATGTTACCCGAGTGGCTATATGGGCGCATGATTTCGATTCGCTGTTAACCAAAAACGCTGTACCACAGTTTAATACCATACGCATATCTAACGACCACACCAGCGGCCAGCAAAAGGGCGCTATTACACCTGTAGCAGCAGTTGCAGATAACGACCTGGCTATTGGCCAGTTTTTGGAGCATTTATCAAAAAGCCCCATTTGGAAGCAATCGGTGGTATTTATTTTAGAGGATGACGCTCAAAACGGCCCGGACCATGTGGATGCGCACCGCTCGCCTGTGTTTGTTGCTGGCCCTTATGTTAAACGGAACGCGGTATTACATAATATGTACTCTACATCGGGCGTGCTGCGTACCATCGAGCTTATTTTAGGCCTGCCGCCTATGAGCCAGTACGATGCCGCTGCCATGCCTTTGTATGAATGCTTTAGCGCTAAACCTGACTTTACACCTTATACCGCCAAACAAGCGCTTGTAGACCTTGAACAGCGCAATGTAGCAGTAAATGAAAGCAGTAAGCGGTCGGCGAGTTTTAATTTTGCTAAAGAGGATGCCGTGCCGGACCTTGATTTGAATGAAGTGGTTTGGAAATCGGTAAAAGGCGAAAACTCGGTTATGCCTGCACCAAAACGCAGTGCTTTTGTTATTTTAGAGCAGAAAAAGAAACAGGATGATGATTGA
- the msrA gene encoding peptide-methionine (S)-S-oxide reductase MsrA translates to MNIQKITFGNGCFWCTKAIFQALKGVISVASGYTGGHTINPTYMEICNGDTGHAEVIQIAYDADILSFDELLLVFFKTHNPTTLNRQGNDVGTQYRSAIFYHTDEQRAQSESMIQKLTEEKVFDKAIVTEVIPVSEFYKAEDYHQNYYNDNPMKPYCAFVIQPKLNKFAKEFTDKIKPELL, encoded by the coding sequence ATGAATATACAAAAAATCACATTTGGCAACGGCTGCTTTTGGTGCACCAAAGCCATCTTTCAGGCCTTAAAAGGCGTTATATCAGTAGCATCAGGGTACACCGGCGGGCATACCATAAACCCCACTTACATGGAAATATGCAACGGCGATACCGGCCACGCCGAGGTGATACAGATAGCGTATGATGCTGATATACTGTCGTTTGATGAGCTATTGCTGGTTTTCTTTAAAACCCATAACCCAACCACATTAAACCGCCAGGGCAATGATGTAGGCACCCAATACAGGTCGGCAATATTTTACCATACCGACGAGCAAAGGGCACAGTCGGAGTCGATGATCCAAAAACTGACCGAAGAAAAGGTGTTCGACAAGGCTATTGTAACTGAAGTGATCCCGGTAAGCGAGTTTTATAAGGCGGAGGATTATCATCAAAATTATTACAATGATAACCCAATGAAACCTTATTGCGCGTTTGTCATCCAACCCAAATTGAATAAATTTGCCAAGGAATTTACCGATAAGATAAAACCGGAATTGCTGTAA
- a CDS encoding beta-galactosidase: MLKRIILYTALFISGITLVRAQSASHTFAFSDSTFMLDGKPLQIISGEMHCYRIPRENWRDRMKMAKAMGLNTIGTYMFWNQHEMVQGKYDFTGNNDIAEFVRIAKEEGLWVVLRPSPYACAEWEFGGYPWWLLKDKTLKVRSQDPKFISAYRNYMLEVGKQLAPLQVNHGGNILMVQIENEYGSYSNDKAYLAQNEKIFREAGFDGTLFTCDGPSQMPAGYLPGFLPAVNGEDNPAAVKTLINKYHDGKGPYYIAEWYPGWFDSWGTAHSGSNADADAKKLDEVLTAGISINMYMFHGGTTRDFMNGANMNKRDPYAPQTASYDYDAPLDESGNPTAKFYKFRDVIAKHLPAGEKLPEVPGKKKMTFALEAIKLTGTANLFSNLGKPVEADKPMSFEDLDQGYGFVLYRTTLKDAVNGLLKIKEMRDYATVYLNGQRISILDRRLKQDSLQLSSLTPNSTLDILVENNGRINYGPFLTENRQGITESVTLNGQELTGWKMYQFPFSTLAGWHYGPAQTEGIVQPGLYRGTFSLRTTGDTYLDMHGFGKGFVYLNGHNLGKYWEIGPTQTIYIPAAWLKKGQNEVVVFDQLKGGHTELSTLDHPVLSELMKK, encoded by the coding sequence ATGCTAAAAAGGATAATACTTTATACCGCGCTTTTTATCAGCGGCATTACCCTTGTCAGGGCGCAATCGGCAAGCCATACCTTCGCTTTTAGCGATAGCACCTTTATGCTGGATGGCAAACCATTACAGATCATAAGTGGCGAGATGCACTGTTACCGCATACCGCGCGAAAACTGGCGCGACCGCATGAAAATGGCCAAAGCCATGGGCCTTAATACCATTGGCACCTACATGTTTTGGAACCAGCACGAAATGGTGCAGGGCAAGTACGATTTTACGGGCAATAATGATATTGCCGAATTTGTGCGCATAGCCAAAGAAGAAGGCCTTTGGGTGGTATTGCGCCCCAGCCCCTACGCCTGTGCCGAATGGGAGTTTGGCGGTTACCCATGGTGGTTACTAAAGGACAAAACGCTTAAGGTGCGCAGCCAGGACCCCAAATTTATTAGCGCTTATCGTAATTATATGTTAGAGGTAGGCAAGCAACTGGCGCCTTTACAGGTAAACCATGGCGGTAACATACTAATGGTGCAAATTGAAAACGAATACGGCAGCTACAGTAACGATAAGGCGTACCTTGCCCAAAACGAAAAGATATTCCGCGAGGCCGGGTTTGATGGTACGCTGTTTACCTGCGATGGCCCAAGCCAAATGCCCGCAGGCTACCTGCCCGGCTTTTTACCCGCTGTAAACGGCGAGGATAACCCTGCCGCCGTAAAAACACTGATCAATAAATACCACGACGGTAAAGGCCCTTATTACATAGCCGAATGGTACCCGGGCTGGTTTGATAGCTGGGGAACCGCGCACAGCGGCAGCAATGCCGATGCGGATGCCAAAAAGCTGGATGAAGTGTTAACCGCAGGGATATCTATTAACATGTACATGTTTCATGGTGGTACCACCCGCGATTTTATGAATGGCGCCAACATGAACAAGCGCGACCCCTATGCCCCGCAAACCGCCAGTTACGACTATGATGCCCCGCTTGATGAATCGGGCAACCCTACCGCCAAGTTTTACAAGTTTAGGGATGTGATAGCCAAACACCTGCCTGCCGGCGAAAAGCTGCCCGAGGTGCCCGGTAAAAAGAAAATGACCTTTGCCCTTGAGGCGATAAAACTAACCGGCACAGCCAACCTGTTTAGCAACCTGGGCAAACCTGTTGAAGCCGACAAGCCCATGAGCTTTGAGGACCTTGACCAGGGCTATGGTTTTGTGCTGTACCGTACCACACTTAAAGATGCGGTTAACGGCTTGCTTAAAATAAAAGAAATGCGCGATTACGCTACCGTTTACCTTAACGGCCAGCGCATAAGCATTTTAGACAGGCGCTTAAAGCAAGACTCGTTACAACTAAGCAGCCTTACCCCCAATAGCACCCTTGATATATTGGTTGAGAACAATGGCCGCATTAACTACGGCCCCTTTTTAACCGAGAACCGCCAGGGCATCACAGAAAGTGTTACCCTAAACGGCCAGGAGCTTACCGGCTGGAAAATGTACCAGTTTCCGTTTAGTACACTGGCGGGTTGGCATTATGGCCCTGCACAAACCGAGGGCATTGTACAGCCGGGCTTGTACCGTGGCACCTTCTCGTTACGCACCACCGGCGATACCTATTTAGATATGCATGGCTTTGGTAAAGGCTTTGTTTATTTGAACGGGCACAACCTGGGCAAGTACTGGGAGATAGGCCCAACACAAACCATTTACATACCCGCTGCATGGCTTAAAAAAGGCCAGAACGAAGTGGTGGTGTTCGACCAACTAAAGGGTGGCCATACCGAACTTTCAACTTTAGACCACCCGGTGTTAAGTGAGTTGATGAAGAAGTAA